A region from the Desulfatiglans sp. genome encodes:
- a CDS encoding PAS domain-containing protein translates to MTLSDELNPDITEAIFSAIPDPFFIFDENGHYVKILGGIHRERYHDGQHLVGRRIHDVMSAKLADSFTVQIKKALDDNRVITYVYKLSSADIGGSETLTGPSGDLWFEANISPIKAVNGRPRMVIWAAFNITRLHNAIEEKDSLIHELKKAMSEIKTLQGILPICSYCKKIRDDKGYWKQVEYYIHEHTGAKFSHGICKECAEKYFGYLKIDDEE, encoded by the coding sequence ATGACTTTATCTGATGAGTTAAACCCGGATATTACCGAGGCAATATTTTCTGCTATTCCTGACCCATTCTTTATCTTTGATGAAAATGGTCATTATGTGAAAATACTTGGTGGAATCCATAGAGAAAGATATCATGATGGTCAGCATCTGGTCGGCAGACGAATACATGATGTTATGTCAGCTAAGCTTGCAGACAGTTTTACGGTTCAAATAAAAAAGGCGCTCGATGATAACAGGGTTATAACATATGTTTATAAATTGTCATCAGCCGATATAGGAGGCTCTGAAACCCTCACAGGCCCTTCCGGAGATCTCTGGTTTGAAGCGAATATCTCACCTATAAAAGCAGTTAATGGTAGACCGAGGATGGTCATCTGGGCAGCATTCAATATTACCAGGCTTCATAATGCAATTGAGGAAAAAGATTCTTTAATACATGAATTAAAGAAAGCTATGAGTGAAATAAAAACTCTGCAAGGTATACTGCCAATATGTTCATACTGTAAAAAGATAAGGGATGATAAAGGCTACTGGAAGCAGGTAGAATACTATATCCATGAGCATACAGGTGCAAAATTCAGCCATGGGATATGTAAGGAGTGTGCAGAAAAATATTTCGGTTATTTAAAAATTGATGATGAAGAATAG
- a CDS encoding HDOD domain-containing protein produces METDNINKELDRINDLPTLPAIALEVNKMLQDYDTTRLEILRDRIEKDQAITAKILKLANSAFFGVRSKVTSITHAITLLGFNTIRNAIVSVSIMDALSVNGDAARFDIKGFWKHSVAAAVMSRYIAEQTKLYSPDDCFIGGLLHDIGKVVMLKHFPDIFFSIHTSCIKNEKSFFNIEKEKGSVNHSYIGYYLAKKWQLPMKLADVIRYHHTFSSSAREYKFLAIVGLADVILNTSNPADSKISIPDVSPEIKKAVYDILDTLPVWFPVLSENIESACSFFMTELKQ; encoded by the coding sequence TTGGAAACCGATAATATTAATAAAGAGCTTGACCGGATCAATGACCTCCCCACGCTCCCTGCTATTGCCCTGGAAGTAAATAAAATGCTTCAGGATTATGACACTACAAGGCTGGAAATTTTGAGGGACAGGATTGAAAAGGATCAGGCCATAACAGCAAAAATATTGAAACTGGCAAATTCGGCATTCTTTGGTGTACGTTCAAAGGTAACCAGCATAACCCATGCAATAACCCTGCTGGGCTTTAATACCATTCGAAATGCCATAGTATCTGTTTCAATCATGGATGCCCTTTCTGTAAACGGCGATGCAGCACGCTTCGATATAAAGGGTTTCTGGAAACATTCAGTGGCAGCTGCTGTAATGAGCAGATATATTGCCGAGCAGACAAAATTATATTCGCCTGATGACTGTTTTATTGGGGGGCTCTTACACGATATCGGAAAAGTTGTCATGCTGAAACATTTCCCGGATATATTTTTCAGTATTCACACCTCCTGTATAAAAAATGAAAAATCTTTTTTCAACATTGAGAAAGAGAAGGGGTCAGTAAATCATTCATATATAGGTTATTATCTTGCAAAGAAATGGCAATTACCGATGAAGCTTGCAGATGTTATTCGTTATCATCATACTTTCAGTAGTAGTGCCAGGGAATATAAATTTCTTGCGATCGTAGGGCTTGCGGATGTTATATTGAATACAAGCAATCCTGCTGATTCCAAAATTTCAATACCTGATGTTAGTCCGGAAATAAAGAAAGCGGTCTATGACATTTTGGATACACTTCCTGTTTGGTTTCCGGTGCTGTCAGAAAATATTGAATCTGCATGCAGTTTTTTTATGACTGAACTAAAACAATAG